A region of Macadamia integrifolia cultivar HAES 741 unplaced genomic scaffold, SCU_Mint_v3 scaffold1674, whole genome shotgun sequence DNA encodes the following proteins:
- the LOC122064504 gene encoding pentatricopeptide repeat-containing protein At2g01740, giving the protein MCSRRCMGSGSMAVTRKALEFFAQLRRSNKFPDSWTCNKLLHQLIASNCGDLSLKILLDLLSRGYHPHLSSCNSIIGFFCKLGNLKSAEDFLKWMFRIRCRPDIVSYNSLIDGYCRVGNLLGASSIMSRIRGGRCKLDLITFNILINGFCKRGMKREALVYLGLMWKCYLPNVVTYSTFIDMFCKMGNLNMGYAVFTDMMSAGMPPNLVTFTCLIDGYCKAGNLTVAFELYDKMLESSLSPNVVTYAALIDGLCKQEMCERADQLFMKMLEDGVQPNPVVYTSMIDGHFKKGNMDSAMKYLTCMHNQGIRLDIVAYGAVIWGLCGKGHLDSAQETMEEIERRGLKPDKKIFTTLIDAHFKAKNMKTALDVYREMLDRGFEADVVTLSTLMDGLCKNGLLQEARGYFCKAKANEIAYTVLIDGLCKEGNLHEAEMLFREMQEAGFLPDKYSYTSWIAELCKQGNLVEAFRVKNVMVHGGTDPDLFTFSSMIWGLANKGLMIEAKEMFDDMLKRGINPDSAVYDVLIRGYLKQNNTAAVDNLCDEMRKRGLLIRGAAHGDE; this is encoded by the exons ATGTGCAGT AGAAGATGCATGGGTTCTGGATCAATGGCCGTAACCAGGAAAGCCCTGGAGTTTTTTGCTCAACTACGAAGAAGCAACAAATTCCCAGATTCATGGACCTGTAACAAGTTGCTCCACCAGCTTATCGCCTCCAACTGCGGTGATCTCTCGCTGAAGATACTGTTAGATTTGCTCTCCAGAGGGTACCATCCTCACCTCTCTTCCTGCAATTCTATTATTGGGTTTTTCTGTAAGTTGGGTAATCTGAAATCGGCTGAAGATTTCTTGAAATGGATGTTTAGAATCCGTTGTAGGCCTGATATTGTTAGTTATAACTCTTTGATTGATGGGTATTGTCGGGTTGGGAATTTGCTGGGAGCTTCTTCAATTATGAGTCGGATTCGCGGTGGCAGATGTAAGCTTGATCTGATTACGTTTAATATTCTGATTAATGGGTTCTGTAAGCGTGGAATGAAAAGAGAAGCTTTGGTGTATCTTGGTTTGATGTGGAAATGTTACTTGCCAAATGTGGTTACCTATAGTACATTTATTGATATGTTCTGTAAAATGGGAAATTTGAATATGGGTTATGCAGTGTTTACAGATATGATGAGTGCCGGAATGCCTCCCAATTTAGTGACTTTTACTTGTTTGATTGATGGGTATTGCAAGGCTGGTAATCTGACAGTTGCTTTCGAGTTGTATGATAAAATGTTGGAGTCTTCACTCTCTCCTAATGTTGTAACTTATGCTGCCTTAATTGATGGTCTTTGTAAGCAAGAGATGTGTGAAAGAGCTGACCAATTGTTCATGAAAATGTTGGAGGATGGGGTTCAACCCAATCCAGTGGTTTACACTTCGATGATAGATGGGCACTTCAAGAAAGGGAATATGGACTCAGCCATGAAATATCTGACCTGCATGCATAACCAAGGGATCAGACTTGATATAGTGGCATATGGGGCAGTAATTTGGGGCTTATGCGGTAAAGGTCATCTGGATAGTGCACAGGAGACCATGGAAGAGATAGAGAGGAGGGGACTGAAACCAGACAAGAAGATTTTTACCACCCTTATAGATGCCCATTTCAAAGCTAAGAATATGAAAACAGCTTTGGATGTGTACAGGGAAATGTTGGATAGAGGGTTTGAAGCTGATGTGGTAACTCTCTCAACATTGATGGATGGGCTCTGTAAGAATGGGCTTTTGCAAGAGGCAAGAGGCTATTTCTGCAAAGCAAAGGCAAACGAGATTGCATACACTGTACTCATTGATGGATTGTGCAAGGAAGGAAATTTACATGAAGCTGAGATGTTGTTTAGGGAGATGCAAGAGGCGGGTTTCCTTCCAGATAAATATAGTTACACTTCTTGGATTGCTGAGCTCTGCAAGCAAGGGAATTTGGTAGAGGCATTTAGGGTGAAGAATGTCATGGTTCATGGTGGAACTGACCCTGATCTATTCACTTTTAGCTCCATGATTTGGGGCTTGGCTAATAAAGGACTCATGATCGAGGCAAAAGAGATGTTCGATGATATGTTGAAAAGGGGCATCAATCCTGACTCTGCAGTTTATGACGTTCTGATCAGAGGCTACCTCAAGCAGAACAACACTGCTGCAGTTGATAATTTATGTGACGAGATGAGGAAGAGAGGATTACTCATAAGAGGTGCAGCACATGGAGATGAGTAA
- the LOC122064506 gene encoding uncharacterized protein LOC122064506, producing MNLSASKKKRTNETLESGIGSTNSHGKSIHQTTMVELAAKQDNKLLEKMIGEFFVKNNISFNVIQTESFIQMMKGAYAYGQDFVIPSYSTLRTRLIPEAKVEIMEYVSNIKSTWGGTGCTIMSDSWTDLKKRSWVNVIAYSPGGAVFLECIECGSNNITTGYLFREISNVIKMLGPQHVVQFVSDNGANYNCCGDMLIGKWSHMYRTNCIAHGINLLLKDIHKHVRWVRKIIDDGKHVVDYMHRHTAIIALMREFTNDKEIKQPCKTRFATNFLMLQSLIVVENELKLLVASSEWRGFHCNRVEIALKTVKIIQSDIFWEEAKEVIAFIDPLIRILRLVDSDGSTACYLYEATVRAKEKLRKLKESDGF from the exons ATGAATTTGAGTgcatctaaaaagaaaaggacgaATGAGACCCTAGAAAGTGGAATTGGCTCCACAAATTCTCATGGTAAGAGCATTCATCAAACCACAATGGTAGAGTTGGCTGCTAAACAAGACAATAAGTTATTAGAAAAGATGATAGGAGAATTTTTTGTTAAGaataacatttctttcaatgttaTTCAGACAGAATCTTTTATTCAAATGATGAAAGGTGCTTATGCCTATGGTCAGGATTTTGTTATTCCTAGTTACTCTACTCTTCGTACCCGTTTGATTCCTGAAGCTAAGGTAGAGATCATGGAATATGTGAGCAACATAAAATCAACATGGGGTGGCACAGGTTGCACAATAATGTCTGATTCTTGGACTGACCTAAAGAAGAGGTCTTGGGTTAATGTGATAGCTTATTCTCCTGGTGGGGCTGTATTCCTGGAGTGTATTGAATGTGGTTCAAATAATATTACTACTGGATATCTTTTTAGAGAAATATCTAATGTTATTAAAATGCTTGGACCACAACATGTTGTGCAATTTGTTTCAGATAATGGTGCTAACTATAATTGTTGTGGTGATATGTTGATTGGAAAATGGTCTCACATGTATCGGACAAATTGTATTGCACATGGGATTAATTTGCTTTTAAAGGATATCCATAAACATGTTAGATGGGTGAGGaaaattattgatgatggtAAACATGTAGTGGATTATATGCACAGGCACACAGCTATTATAGCCTTAATGAGGGAATTCACAAATGACAAAGAGATTAAGCAGCCTTGCAAGACAAGGTTTGCTACTAATTTTTTAATGCTCCAATCTCTTATTGTAGTTGAGAATGAGTTAAAGCTACTGGTTGCATCATCTGAATGGAGAGGCTTCCATTGCAATAGAGTTGAAATAGCATTAAAGACTGTCAAGATAATTCAATCTGATATATTCTGGGAAGAGGCAAAGGAGGTTATTGCTTTTATAGATCCTCTCATTAGGATTCTTCGCCTTGTTGATTCAGATGGTTCCACTGCATGTTACTTGTATGAAGCAACTGTTagggcaaaagaaaaattaaggaaGTTAAAGGAGAGTGATGGA TTTTAA